The window TTGGTAACCACGAGTTGATATTACTTCTTTATAATATTCTTCAGAACTGTCTAAATTGTGGTTGTAAGCATATAATCCAGCTTCAGCAAGGCGTTGTGCTTGATTTTCGGTAATCATACCTAATGTACAACATACTTCCATGTCAAGTTTATTAATGGTACGTACCATTTCAAGAACTTGATCAAATTCAGGTCCATCCTTCACGTTTCTCCAGGCTGCTCCCATACATACACGAGAACTACCGCTAGATTTTGCTCGTAAAGCCTGTGCTTTAACTTGTTGAACAGACATCAAATCATTTCCTTCAATATCGGTATGGTAACGTGCTGCTTGTGGACAGTAACCACAATCTTCTGGACAACCACCAGTTTTGATAGAAAGAAGTGTAGAAACTTGAACTTGATTAGGGTTGTGAAATTCTCTATGAACCGTAGCCGCGTCATATAACAAATTCATAATCGGGCGGTTATAAACCTCTAAAACTTCTTCTTTGGTCCAGTTGTGTCTCATAATAATGTTCTGCAATTAAAAAGTAAATGTAGGGATTCTTGAACTATAATAATAGAGAGTAAAGTATAAAAATCTAGTGCCTTACTTCTCAATAAGTAAGCTTACCGCATTACCACCAAAACCAGTGGCGTTTATCAAAACACGCTTAGGAACACGTTGATCCTTGCGAGGGTTTAAAAAAACCTCTTCTAAAAAAGGAACTTTGAAAATGGTCTGTGTTTGTAGCATTTCAATAGCCATCGCCAGATTTAACGCACTACTTGCACCTAGCGTATGTCCTACTTGCCATTTGTTGTTGCATAAATGAGGATGCTTTTCTCCAAAAACTTCTTGAATCGCTCGATACTCTGCAAGATCACCTTTTATTGTTCCTGGAGCATGTGTAATTACCACATCTATTTCTTCTTTTTTATAATTTTTTATCGCTTTTCTCATAGCCTCTTGTAGGCTCAATCCTGCCTCCGTAACAGATGTCGCACTATTTAACTGCTCTATGGCGCTACCATATCCTACTATTTTGGCAAGGCTATTTTCAGCAATATTTGAAAGTGAAAATAATGCAGCAGCCTCTCCTAAAACCATTGAATTTTGGGACTTTTTGAGATCTAAAGCTCTACAAGGATACTGATCATCTTCCTTTGAATATATTCTCAAAGCTTGCATTTGCGCAATGGTAAACTCAGTAAGTGGTGCTTCACTTCCACCAGCAATAAAACTTTGGGCCATACCACTTTGTAACCAGGCAATAGCATTGAGAATGGAATGAGAAGCTGTCGCACAAGTAATACTGTGAGAAAAAGCTGTTCCTTGCAAACTCAAATCTTGCGCTACCCAGCTAGAAATATTCCCTAAAGTTGTTAATGGAGAAGAAGTTGTTGGAGCTGTTCCGCTTTCGCGAAAGCGGTCATAATTTTTCTCCCATAGAGAAGTCGCTCCACGACTAGAACCTATATTTACCGCAGTTTGCTGAGGTACATTTTTCAAAGAACGAGAACATAAAAGTGCCAATTGTACGCTCCTATCT is drawn from Nonlabens dokdonensis DSW-6 and contains these coding sequences:
- a CDS encoding beta-ketoacyl synthase N-terminal-like domain-containing protein, which produces MENPIYINDLAVVAAIDSFSKGDDRTFFERSNDSWVSPISTQKESLLNALLSENKNFKHLDRSVQLALLCSRSLKNVPQQTAVNIGSSRGATSLWEKNYDRFRESGTAPTTSSPLTTLGNISSWVAQDLSLQGTAFSHSITCATASHSILNAIAWLQSGMAQSFIAGGSEAPLTEFTIAQMQALRIYSKEDDQYPCRALDLKKSQNSMVLGEAAALFSLSNIAENSLAKIVGYGSAIEQLNSATSVTEAGLSLQEAMRKAIKNYKKEEIDVVITHAPGTIKGDLAEYRAIQEVFGEKHPHLCNNKWQVGHTLGASSALNLAMAIEMLQTQTIFKVPFLEEVFLNPRKDQRVPKRVLINATGFGGNAVSLLIEK